Proteins from a genomic interval of Leifsonia shinshuensis:
- a CDS encoding DUF2127 domain-containing protein yields MSTERDAEHGTVDRRERFLEVLFRITLVLKGADGVLELLGGVLLLFLTPQRLNAVVVFLTQHELGDDPNDPVSNWIVHFGHTLTGSATLFGAVYLLLHGVVKVVLVWAVLKEQLWAYPWMIGFLAVFIGWQGWELARHFSWGLLALTAFDVLIVVLTVHEYRVQRRLREARRAAAAEGAQAATG; encoded by the coding sequence ATGAGCACGGAGCGCGACGCCGAACACGGGACCGTCGACCGCCGGGAACGGTTCCTGGAGGTCCTCTTCCGGATCACCCTGGTGCTGAAGGGCGCCGACGGGGTGCTCGAGCTGCTCGGCGGCGTCCTGCTGCTCTTCCTGACTCCGCAGCGGCTGAACGCGGTCGTGGTCTTCCTCACCCAGCACGAGCTCGGCGACGATCCGAACGACCCGGTCTCCAACTGGATCGTCCACTTCGGCCACACCCTCACCGGCTCGGCCACGCTGTTCGGCGCGGTCTACCTGCTGCTCCACGGCGTGGTGAAGGTCGTGCTGGTCTGGGCGGTGCTGAAGGAGCAGCTCTGGGCGTACCCGTGGATGATCGGCTTCCTCGCCGTGTTCATCGGCTGGCAGGGCTGGGAGCTGGCCAGGCACTTCTCCTGGGGCCTGCTCGCCCTGACCGCGTTCGACGTGCTGATCGTGGTCCTGACCGTGCACGAGTACCGCGTGCAGCGGAGGCTGCGGGAGGCGAGGCGCGCCGCTGCCGCCGAAGGGGCGCAGGCAGCAACGGGTTAG
- a CDS encoding VIT1/CCC1 transporter family protein, whose product MTAETVNGKHPDEPHREGLSQRLNWLRAGVLGANDGIVSVAAVVVGVAGATPSIPAILTAGLAALVGGAVSMALGEYVSVSSQRDSEHALIAKERTELAEMPDEELAELAGLYESQGLKPETARQVALELTEHDALRAHLSAELGIDMDDVVSPWHAAIASAISFTIGGILPLLTILTPPEIRIPLTFVIVLIALAATGYVAAWIGGASRGKAMIRVVIGGALALAATFAIGALLGTKIG is encoded by the coding sequence ATGACCGCGGAGACCGTGAACGGAAAGCACCCCGACGAGCCGCACCGCGAGGGGCTCTCGCAACGACTGAACTGGCTGAGAGCCGGCGTGCTCGGCGCGAACGACGGCATCGTGTCCGTCGCGGCGGTCGTCGTCGGTGTCGCGGGGGCCACGCCCTCCATCCCGGCCATCCTGACCGCCGGCCTCGCCGCCCTGGTCGGTGGCGCCGTCTCGATGGCGCTCGGCGAGTATGTGTCGGTGAGCAGCCAGCGCGACAGCGAGCACGCCCTCATCGCCAAGGAGCGCACGGAGCTGGCCGAGATGCCGGACGAGGAGCTCGCCGAGCTCGCCGGCCTCTACGAGTCGCAGGGCCTGAAGCCGGAGACCGCACGCCAGGTGGCGCTCGAGCTCACCGAGCACGACGCCCTCCGGGCGCACCTCTCCGCGGAGCTGGGGATCGACATGGACGACGTCGTCAGCCCGTGGCACGCGGCGATCGCCTCGGCGATCTCGTTCACGATCGGCGGCATCCTGCCGCTTCTGACGATCCTGACGCCGCCGGAGATCCGCATCCCGCTCACGTTCGTGATCGTTCTGATCGCGCTGGCCGCCACCGGCTACGTCGCGGCGTGGATCGGCGGCGCCTCGCGCGGCAAGGCGATGATACGCGTCGTCATCGGCGGCGCGCTGGCGCTGGCGGCCACGTTCGCGATCGGTGCGCTGCTCGGCACGAAGATCGGCTGA
- a CDS encoding AMP nucleosidase yields MKEKQEIVRDWLPRYTGTPLEEFGDHILLTNFGDYVYRFAEWYGAEVRGTDKSMPNATADGITMINFGMGSPNAATIMDLLSAVSPKAALFLGKCGGVKKKNQLGDLVLPIAAIRGEGTSNDYLPPEVPALPAFQLQRGVSTTIRDFGYDYWTGTVYTTNRRVWEHDDTFKTYLRQTRCMAVDMETATVFAAGFANHIPSGALLLVSDQPMIPEGVKTAESDRSVTAQFVERHIRIGVESLRLVRRNGRSVRHLRFEDA; encoded by the coding sequence ATGAAGGAGAAGCAGGAGATCGTCCGGGACTGGCTGCCCCGCTACACCGGGACGCCGCTGGAGGAGTTCGGCGATCACATCCTGCTCACCAACTTCGGCGACTACGTCTACCGGTTCGCGGAGTGGTACGGCGCCGAGGTGCGCGGCACCGACAAGTCGATGCCGAACGCGACGGCCGACGGCATCACCATGATCAACTTCGGCATGGGCAGCCCGAACGCCGCCACGATCATGGACCTGCTCAGCGCGGTCAGCCCGAAGGCGGCGCTCTTCCTCGGCAAGTGCGGCGGCGTGAAGAAGAAGAACCAGCTCGGCGACCTGGTGCTGCCGATCGCGGCAATCCGCGGCGAGGGCACGTCCAACGACTACCTGCCGCCGGAGGTCCCCGCGCTCCCCGCCTTCCAGCTCCAGCGCGGTGTCTCCACGACGATCCGCGACTTCGGTTACGACTACTGGACGGGGACGGTCTACACCACCAACCGGCGGGTCTGGGAGCACGACGACACGTTCAAGACGTACCTGCGGCAGACCCGTTGCATGGCGGTGGACATGGAGACCGCGACGGTGTTCGCGGCCGGGTTCGCCAACCACATCCCGAGCGGGGCGCTGCTGCTGGTGTCCGACCAGCCGATGATCCCGGAGGGCGTCAAGACCGCCGAGAGCGACCGCAGCGTGACGGCGCAGTTCGTCGAGCGGCACATCCGGATCGGCGTGGAGTCGCTGCGGCTGGTGCGCCGGAACGGGCGCAGCGTCAGGCACCTGCGGTTCGAGGACGCCTGA